In Deltaproteobacteria bacterium, the genomic stretch CCTGAAGCTCGCCAACTGGTACACGGAGTTGAAACGGGACAAGAAAAGGCTGGAGGAGGCCCTGGAAGTCATCGCTTACGGCAAGATATCCGGCGCGGTGGGAACCTTTGCCAACGTCTCTCCCGAAATCGAGGCCAGAGTATGCCTAAAGCTGGGCCTGAAACCCGCCGAAGTATCCACCCAAATCCTCCAGCGCGACCGCCATGCCCAGTACTTTGCGGCCTTGGCCATCCTTGCGGGGACCATGGAACGAATAGCCGTAGAAATCCGTCATCTTCAACGCACCGAGGTCCTGGAGGCCGAAGAGCCCTTTGGAAAAGGACAGAAGGGTTCCTCAGCCATGCCCCACAAAAAAAACCCCATAGGATCGGAGAATATCTCTGGTCTCGCCCGGCTGGTCCGATCCAATTCCCTGGCCGCCATGGAAAATATCGCCCTCTGGCATGAACGAGATATCAGTCATTCTTCCGTTGAAAGGGTGATTGGCCCTGACAGCACCATCCTTGTGGATTTCATGCTCACCCGTCTTACCGGCATCGTCCGAAACCTAGTGGTTCATCCTGAAAAGATGCAGGAAAATCTCCAGATGTTGAAAGGTCTCATCTTTTCCCAGCAACTCCTGATGAAACTTGCCGCATTGGGCCTCAAACGGCAGGAGGCCTATGAACTGATCCAGAAAAATGCCCTGCAGGTATGGGAAACCGGCCGGGATTTCAAATCCCTGCTTCTGGAAGATGCTGAAATCACGAAGCACCTTTCCAAAGAGGATATCGAAGAGGTTTTCAGCATCGATTACCATCTCAAGCACGTGGACGACATCTTTAAACGGGTCTTTGGTTGACCACCCGGTTCCTTTCAAGAAATTTGGGGCCATGGGTGGTTGCCGAAGTTTCCGAGTACTTTCCGGGAACCGAGATCAACCGTCCCCATTCCAGAGGGACGATGTATGTTGAAAAATCTGCGGTCAAAAGGAGTATGGCCCCAAGTAAGCGGCCGCCCACGACCATTACCACAACCACATGAAACCGATGATGAAAGGGATGACGAGAAGACGGCATAATTTCCTGCGATCAAAGCCAATTTTATTTCACTGTTATTTCCTGTTCCTGACATTCGTTCTCCTCCTCCAACCCCTTCCTTTCCTGGCCGACGCCTCCATGCCCCCCGGCGAGGGAAGGAGGAAAGTGCCCGCGGCCCTTTTGAAATGGCCGGAAGGGGGTTCGCCTTACGCCGTCCTGGTCGACAAGTCCAGGCAAAAGGTATACCTTTATCATAGAGATTCTCCTTTCAGGCCCAAAAGGGTGTATGATTGTTCCACCGGGGAGATGCCGGGTCCAAAGACCAGGACCAACGACCGAAGGACTCCGGAAGGGATCTACTTTTTCACTAAAAGCTTCACAGACCGGGAGCTTTCGCCCATTTACGGAATACGGGCCTTCCCCATCGATTATCCCAACCCGATCGACACGCGGATGGGGCGCGACGGGTACGGGATATGGTTCCATGGAACAAACAAACCTTTGAAACCCCGGGACACGAACGGCTGTATCGCACTCAGGAACGAAAGCATTGATGAGTTGGCGTCTTTTATCAAGCTCTACGACACCCCGGTTATCATCAGCCGGGAAATTAAGCTGGCCGATCCCATGGAGGTAACCAAAGAGGCCGCGGCCCTGGAGAAAATCATCGAGGGATGGAGAAAGGCTTGGGAATCAAAAAATATTCCCACTTATATGTCCTATTACAGCCGATGGTTCCACGCCGGGGACAAGGACTGGAAGGCATGGAAGGCTTACAAGAGCCGATTGGCCAAAAAGTATCGGAAGATCCGGGTTGAAATCGAGAATCTCCGACTGATCGAGAGCGACGGCGTTGTGGTAGCCTCCTTTAACCAGCGGTACCGAACCGAAATGCTTCGAAGCGAAGGGGTAAAAAAACTATACCTCCAACAAAACAGCAAAGAGTGGAAGATTGTCGGTGAACACTTTTACGGAAAGGACCGGGGTATCGTCCTGGCTGCCCGAAAAAAGACCAAGGCCCTTTCGCCCGTCCAGGAGATCCGCGCCTTCCTTAATAAATGGGAAAAATCTTGGGAAACCAAAGACTTGAAAACCTATATCTCCTGCTATGACCGCTCATTCAGATCGCGGGGAATGAACCTTACGGAATGGAAACGGTATAAAGAAAGGTTAAACAGGAAATACCGAACCCTCAGCGTGGAGCTTGGCGAGCTGAATATTTCCTTTCTTTCGAAACGAAGGGCAAGGGTGAGTTTCCGACAGGAATACCGTGCCGACGAATACCGGGATGTCGGTATCAAGAAAATCCTGCTTGTCAAAAAGGGCGGGCATTGGAAGATAAGGGAAGAGAAATGGCGTCCCCTGAAGAGATAACCCCTTCGTCTAAGAAAAAGGACCGAAAGGCCCGCCGTCTCACAGTCATGGTCATGCGGGATGTGGGTGGCGTGCGGTCCTTCAAAATCTCTTCCCGTTTTTTCGTATGTGTCAGCCTGTTTTTCATCGCCTTTATTGTCTTATCCATTTTCGCTATCAACGCCTATCTTGATCTGCGCCTCCGGTACGACGATCAATCCGAAAGCCTGGCCGCATGTGTGGAGGCCAATAACCGCCGGGATCGCGAACTCAAGAGGGCCATGGGGCGCATCGCCCTGCTGGAAGATTACGCCAGAGATCTCGAGGGGCGTTTGAAGGAAAAGGTCCAGGTGGCCCGGGAAAACGTTTCCAGGCCGAAGGCAGAACCCAAGGAACAAAAAAAAGATACGTCCTCTCCACCCCCCCCGAAACCAGCCCCAAAGCTGGTGGATGTCAGGGATGTCTCCGTAAAAAGGGAAAACAGCCAAATCACCGTGGAGTTCAAACTGGTAAATCTCAGGCCTGGCCAGGCCCCGGTGGGAGGTTATGTTTATGTGCTGGCCGTCGCCAAGGGAATCGACCCTCCCCTCTATTCGATCCACCCGGAGGTAAAGCTTAAGGACGGAATACCAGCCAACTACAAAAAGGGGCAGCCATTTTTCATTCAAAGGTTCAAGCCCATGAAAGCCCGATTTAACCTGTCACGGTTCCCGACAACCCAGGCCGCCATCCAGGTGCTGGTCTATGATCAAAAAGGAAAAATCCTTTTGAAGAAGGACTTCGAGGCCGATAATGCAACCTAGATCCAAGGTATCTCGTTTCATCTTATCCCTTGTCCTTGCGGTCCTTTTCACCGCAGGGGTGTTCCTTTTCCCCTCTCGGGCCCTTTGCAAGCGTGATCATATCGTATATTTCCCCAATACCGCGTATGAACTAAACATCTACAAGATTTACGGTAAAAAACCCGGGAAGACCCTCATGCTCATCGGCGGGATCCAGGGCAACGAACCGGGGGGTTTCCTTTCCGCAGACCTCTATGCGGATATGAGCCTGGAGAGGGGCAACCTCATCGTGGTCCCCCGGGCCAACTTTTACTCTATTATTCTCAATCAAAGGGGCCCCAACGGGGACATGAACCGAAAGTTCACCCACGAAGAGATCTCATCCAGCATGGAGGACCGAATCGTAACGATCCTGAAGCGGTTGATCAGTGAAAGCGATTATCTCCTCAATCTTCATGACGGTGCCGGGTATTATTACCCCAAGTACATCAACAAATGGCGCAACCCCATGCGCTTCGGACAGGCCATAATCGCTGACTGCGCGGAGTATCGGGTCCCGGGGACCGGGAAAGTGATCAAGCTCCGGGAAATGGCCGAAAGGGTGATCCGGGAAGTGAATCCTCACATTTCAAATGAACTTTATAAATTTCACTTCATGAATACCCGAACAGGTGATCCTGACAGCCCCCACGGGGAGCAACGAAGGTCCGCCACCTATTACGCCCTCACAAGACACCATATTCCAGCCTTCGGCGTGGAAACCTCTAAATTCCTGCCTTCCATAGATCTGAAAGTGCGGTATCACAACCTGGTCATCAACGCCTTTAAGAAAATCTTCGGGATCATTCCCGAGTCCCCCGGGCTCAAACTGGACCCCCCTGCGCTCAAGTACCTTGTGGTTTCCATCAATGGACAGACCCCCATCGTGGTCAAAAAGGGGGAGACCATACGGCTTCACAGAGGAGACATCATCGATGTCACCCACATCGAGTCAAATTACGAGAGGGGCTTGAGCCTGGATATCCTTGGATACGGCGGATTAAACGATTACAGGAAGGCTTTCGGGATCTTCCGGAATACCAGCCTCCTTGTAAGAAAAGACAATCAGAAATTCGCCGAGATTCCAATCAAGATCGTGAAGCGGGATGCCCGCCCCAGAGGCCCCGAGTCAGGGATGCCGAGAAAAGTGGATTACTTTATCATAGAATCCCGGGGGAAGCGGCTTCTCTTGAAAAATGGAGAAACCCTCGAGGTAGTCAAAGGGGATAAGATAAAGATCCTGGATGTCATTCCCCGGCTTCCCATTTCTCCCGAAGTGAATGTCAATTTCAAGGGATTCGTGGGCGACAAGAAAAACAACACGGGAGAAGACCGGGGATACATCATCGATACGGCCCGGGACCTCATGAGGCGTTATTCCCTGAACAAACAGGGTAATATTTACGAAATCATTGTTTCAAAAGGGAAGGTAGTCATAGGTAGGCTGAAGGTGTCCCTGATTCCTCCAAGGCTGGATTTCATGGTTCTCAAGGTCAACAACACTTCCCATTGTCTCATAAGGCCCGGGGAAACCGTGAGTTTGAAGGGTCGGGACCGGATCTGCCTGGAAGAGATCCGGACCAACCTCCACGATGATGGAGATGTTCACTTGAACATCAATGGACGCAGGCTCTATCCCGGTGAGGTGGAGGAACTGGGCCGATTATGCCCGGAGGGAGACGGAAAGCCCTGTCTGGTCCGGGTGACCAAAGGATCCGACCTGCTTGGAAAGGCATATATTCTCCCTAAAGAGGGAACATAAGAGGCCCTTATTCCTTAAGGCCCCGCGTATTCGATTTTCAACACATCATTCCAGGGGTCGGACTTCTGGATCCTGACCGTGATATGTTGCCCCTCCTGTAACATTTGTCCCTCCTGGCGCTTCATTTCAGCCACAAGAAGGAAATCCAGCAGGACCACGCGGTATCTATTTCTCATCTCATCCAGGACGAGGGCAGGAAAGGTCTCGCCCGTGTGTTGTAGAAGGAATTTCAACAACCAGTATCGAGACCGATTTCTTTTCACCGTTCCGAGGTCCCTCAGCGCGACCGAGAGAAGCATCTGGATTTTTTCCAGGTCCTCGGCCGAGTAAACAGGCTTCTTGCCGAGCAGGACATTTCTCAACTGGCGCTGAACCACCAGATCAGCATATCTCCGGATGGGGGAACTGGCATTGGTATAGGCATCCAGGCCGAGACCGGCGTGGGACTTGGCCTCTGTTTCCACCTTGAGGGGGCTCAGTTTGCGGCGCTGCTTGAATACGTAAAAAACATAATTATCCTCGTTCACCGGCAAGCGTTCCCCTGGTTCTTCTTGAGTCCTGTACAGGATGGGAATCCCGTGATCCCTGCAATAGCGGGCGACGAGCCAATTATAGAGAATCATGCACTCGGCGACCATGGTTCGGGCAGGCGTATTTTGATCCAGTGTCTGGAGGACAATCTCTCCTCCCGGATCAACGCGGATGGAAATTTCGGGCAAGGAGAGGACCAGGGCCCCCTGCTCAATCCGCCTGTGTTGAAGAATCTGCGTGAGGCGGTGGAGTGCTGAAAGGGCCTTATCCTCTAAGAAAGTCGCATCCACCTTATCATAATCCAGGCGCTTGTTGACCCTGATTATGCTCCTAATGAACCGGTAATCTAAAAGGTTCCCCTCTCCGTCAAATCTGCAAAGAAGGGAAAGGGCCGCCCTATCCGAGCCTTTGGTCAGGCTGAGGATGCCCTGGGAAAGCTCGGGGGGTAACATGGGGATCTGGGTACGCGGCAAATACAGGGAAGAAGCCCGGTGAAAGGCCTCCTTGTCGAGAACACCGCCTTCCGGAACCGTACCGGCCACGTCCGTGATATGAATCCCGAGGGTAATCTCGCCATCATGAATCTCCACGCTCAGGGCGTCATCAAAATCCTCTGTCATCGGCCCATCTATGGTGAAAACGGAAAGGTCCCGGAGGTCTTCCCCTCCTTCCGCCGCACCAGGGTCCGTCTCCGCCAATAGCCGGGAGGCCCTGAGCACCTCCGGACCGAAGGATCTCCGGATATCATACCGGATAAAATCCAAATTTTCGTCTTCCTCCCAGACTCCGATTTTGCAAAGGATCTTCCGCGCCTCCCCGGTATCCGTAACCCCGGCCCTCTTGAGAAGTTCTTTCCCCTGTTTGAAATCGGGGGATTCCTTCCCAAAGACCGCAAGCTCCACCAAAAGCCTTACGACCTCGTCCCTGCAGGCCGGCTCCTGGACATCCTTGCCATCAAGCACGTCCTGGAGCCACTTGCCTCCCCGACCGAGGAGTTCCTCCCTGGCGGCTTCCTCTTCCCTTTGTTTCAGCATCTGCTCTATCCGCTCCTCGGAGTTCGGGAAAAAGCGCCCGTCTTTCATCTTGAAATAGAGCTTATCTTCGAAAAGGGCCCGGACCAGGGCGGAAACATGTTGATCGCCGACCGCTTCCCCAAAGCAGAGTTCGGCCAGGTACCGGCCCTCGAAGGATCCGGTCTCCTCCTTGAGGAGTTCCCAGAGCGCAGGTACGTCGATCTTTTCCTTGAGCCTTATACGGGCTTCCTCCGCCTGTTTCAATTTTCCCAGGAGTCCTTCCCGCGAATGATCCACTCCCAGGATTTCACTGGAGACCAGCATGGCCCGCTTGGGAGGGAGATTGACCTCTCGATTGGTGGGGGTCAAAAGGTGAAGTCTGTTTCCCTTGTCCTGAAGACACAGGGCGCAGATGAAATTTCCCTGATCTATGTATTCTATGATTCTGCCCTCATACATGGCTTATAGACATTGTGTTTTATTTTCTGGGAGAAATTCTCAAGGCCCATACCATCCTTTAATGCGGACCCGTCAGGGGACGCACCCCCCGGACGGCTACGCCCGCAACCCGCCCTTGTATCACGAAAGCGAATGAAATCCTTGGGAAAGTTCCTGGATGAAAATTGAAGTGAAACCCTTCCCGGGCGGCACACGGTCCAAGGAAACCGGAAAACGAATGAAGCTGGACGATGAGGAACCGTTACCGGAACAAAGCGATACCTTGATTTCCAAGATTAGTAACAGGACACTCCGGCGGTTGTCAACTTCATGGGCCGACAATCTTGACTTATTCGGTGGGCTCCGGTAAGGTTTTTAAAATAAACGGGATTTCCGCGGATCTCCCTGTTTTTCAGATGGAGCCTCAGGGAAAAACAAAAAGTGCTCCATCTTCCCTTACAAGGTCATGATTTCATGAGAATCTTCAGACTTGCGGCATTTTGCATCCTTTTTTCCCTCCTGACCCTCATCCATACAGCAGCATGGGGCGGGGAAAACCGGTCAGCAGGGTCCCATGAAAGCAACTTGACAGGGACGCTTAACCCCGGAGTCTGGCTCGTCTCCTTCATCTGGAAACATATCTCGGCTGTTGACGGAGATCGATGCCCCAGCTATCCTTCTTGCTCTGCGTACAGCCGGAAGGCCTTTAAAAAACATGGATTCTTCATTGGATGGATCATGACTGTCGACCGTCTTATCCACGAGGGACAGGAGGAATACGCCACCTCACCCGCGATCCTTTCTGATGGAAAATGGAAAATCTATGACCCAGTGGAAAACAATGATTTCTGGTGGTACGATCGGAAAAAGAAAGATTCCAAGTAGCCGCCTCTACTTATACCTTTTGGTGGCGGCCACATTTCTGAATCTTCTTTTCCCTTCCTTTCTTCTTTCCTCCCAGATCACCATTGACAGCAAGGATCAGTTCGCCTTTGCCCGCCATCTCATGGAGAAGAAGGATTATGTCCGGGCGATCCTGGAGTTCGAGAGGCTCCTCTATTTTTTCCCTGGAGACGAGAAGGTCCCGGAGGCACGTTACCTGATCGGTGTCTGTCATTTCAGGGGAGGGGACTATGAATCGGCGAGGGAAACGGCCTTTGGACTTTACAGGGATTATCCTGACCATTCGATCGGAGGGAAGGCCCTACTCCTGATCGGGGAATCCTATTATGCCCAGGGAGCCTTTGAGGAGGCGGAGCGCTATTTCAGGATGGTAACCGAAAGATTCAAAGATCCGGATCTAAGAAACAGGGCCCTCTACCGTCTAGGATGGAGCAGGATGAAGGAGAACCGTTGGGATGAAGCTTCTTCCCTCTTCGATCGGGTGGAACCGGAAAGTCCCCTGTACCCAAGCGCCCGGGAACTCGCATCGAAGAGCATCCAAGGAGAAGAACTGCCGGTAAAAAATCCGGTCGCTGCAGGGCTAATGGCAGGTTTGCTTCCAGGCCTCGGACATGCTTACTGCGGGAGATATAAGGATGGGACCGTCGCCTTCCTCCTGAACGGTCTCTTCGTGTGGGCGGCTTACCAGGCCTTTGAAAAGGATCAGGAAATCCTTGGAGGAATCCTGTCCTTTCTAGAAGCCGGGTGGTACTCCGGAAACATTTACAGTGCCGTCAATTGCGCCCACAAGCACAATCGCGCTGTTCGGGACAAGTTCCGCAACCGGCTGAAAGACCGTTTTGATCTTTCCCTTTTCACCTCGGGTGACAAAAACTTAGGTATCGCCCTCACGTTCGATTTCTGATCCCGAAAGAGGCCTTTTTTCCTCTGAAGCACTCCCGCCCCTTTTCTTCAAGGCGGGACTCTGCTACATTTTAAGAACACGATGTGCCCCCTGCCTTCACATGGAGAAGCAAATATGAAGAACACCGTCCATCTTAGGCGTATCGAGACGTTGAAAAAGAAACTCCATGACATGGCAGTGGACGGGGCCTGGATTATCCGGCCTGAAAACAGGCGCTATCTTTCCGGTTTCAAGGCGGAGGACTTTCAGCTCAATGAGTCCTCTGGTTCCCTCCTGATCAGCCGGAAGGCCTGTCTGCTGATCACCGATTCTCGTTACACGGCCGAGGCCGCAAAAGAAGCCCGGGATTTCGAGATTTACACCCTGAAAAAGGATCTTGCTGAAGAATTTCCATCCTTGGTTGACGGT encodes the following:
- a CDS encoding adenylosuccinate lyase; this translates as MIKRYTRPEMGRIWGDENRFAKWLEVEIATCEAMAEQGLIPRESLENIKNRASFSVERILEIEEETKHDVIAFLTNLEESIGPDSRFIHLGLTSSDVLDTSFALLLKEAMQLILRDLEEFMTVVRERALEHKYTVMIGRSHGIHAEPITFGLKLANWYTELKRDKKRLEEALEVIAYGKISGAVGTFANVSPEIEARVCLKLGLKPAEVSTQILQRDRHAQYFAALAILAGTMERIAVEIRHLQRTEVLEAEEPFGKGQKGSSAMPHKKNPIGSENISGLARLVRSNSLAAMENIALWHERDISHSSVERVIGPDSTILVDFMLTRLTGIVRNLVVHPEKMQENLQMLKGLIFSQQLLMKLAALGLKRQEAYELIQKNALQVWETGRDFKSLLLEDAEITKHLSKEDIEEVFSIDYHLKHVDDIFKRVFG
- a CDS encoding RNB domain-containing ribonuclease, which codes for MYEGRIIEYIDQGNFICALCLQDKGNRLHLLTPTNREVNLPPKRAMLVSSEILGVDHSREGLLGKLKQAEEARIRLKEKIDVPALWELLKEETGSFEGRYLAELCFGEAVGDQHVSALVRALFEDKLYFKMKDGRFFPNSEERIEQMLKQREEEAAREELLGRGGKWLQDVLDGKDVQEPACRDEVVRLLVELAVFGKESPDFKQGKELLKRAGVTDTGEARKILCKIGVWEEDENLDFIRYDIRRSFGPEVLRASRLLAETDPGAAEGGEDLRDLSVFTIDGPMTEDFDDALSVEIHDGEITLGIHITDVAGTVPEGGVLDKEAFHRASSLYLPRTQIPMLPPELSQGILSLTKGSDRAALSLLCRFDGEGNLLDYRFIRSIIRVNKRLDYDKVDATFLEDKALSALHRLTQILQHRRIEQGALVLSLPEISIRVDPGGEIVLQTLDQNTPARTMVAECMILYNWLVARYCRDHGIPILYRTQEEPGERLPVNEDNYVFYVFKQRRKLSPLKVETEAKSHAGLGLDAYTNASSPIRRYADLVVQRQLRNVLLGKKPVYSAEDLEKIQMLLSVALRDLGTVKRNRSRYWLLKFLLQHTGETFPALVLDEMRNRYRVVLLDFLLVAEMKRQEGQMLQEGQHITVRIQKSDPWNDVLKIEYAGP
- a CDS encoding tetratricopeptide repeat protein; translated protein: MISGGTIGKRKIPSSRLYLYLLVAATFLNLLFPSFLLSSQITIDSKDQFAFARHLMEKKDYVRAILEFERLLYFFPGDEKVPEARYLIGVCHFRGGDYESARETAFGLYRDYPDHSIGGKALLLIGESYYAQGAFEEAERYFRMVTERFKDPDLRNRALYRLGWSRMKENRWDEASSLFDRVEPESPLYPSARELASKSIQGEELPVKNPVAAGLMAGLLPGLGHAYCGRYKDGTVAFLLNGLFVWAAYQAFEKDQEILGGILSFLEAGWYSGNIYSAVNCAHKHNRAVRDKFRNRLKDRFDLSLFTSGDKNLGIALTFDF
- the yidD gene encoding membrane protein insertion efficiency factor YidD, which translates into the protein MRIFRLAAFCILFSLLTLIHTAAWGGENRSAGSHESNLTGTLNPGVWLVSFIWKHISAVDGDRCPSYPSCSAYSRKAFKKHGFFIGWIMTVDRLIHEGQEEYATSPAILSDGKWKIYDPVENNDFWWYDRKKKDSK
- a CDS encoding L,D-transpeptidase, which codes for MPAALLKWPEGGSPYAVLVDKSRQKVYLYHRDSPFRPKRVYDCSTGEMPGPKTRTNDRRTPEGIYFFTKSFTDRELSPIYGIRAFPIDYPNPIDTRMGRDGYGIWFHGTNKPLKPRDTNGCIALRNESIDELASFIKLYDTPVIISREIKLADPMEVTKEAAALEKIIEGWRKAWESKNIPTYMSYYSRWFHAGDKDWKAWKAYKSRLAKKYRKIRVEIENLRLIESDGVVVASFNQRYRTEMLRSEGVKKLYLQQNSKEWKIVGEHFYGKDRGIVLAARKKTKALSPVQEIRAFLNKWEKSWETKDLKTYISCYDRSFRSRGMNLTEWKRYKERLNRKYRTLSVELGELNISFLSKRRARVSFRQEYRADEYRDVGIKKILLVKKGGHWKIREEKWRPLKR